From a single Thioalbus denitrificans genomic region:
- a CDS encoding Lrp/AsnC family transcriptional regulator, whose protein sequence is MGHAGSRTPEPRETPAAWAGLSELERRLLNDFQRDFPLVPEPWAELARTLGTEAAVVTEALWQLRGQGMVSRVGPVFRPHSVGTSTLAAMAVPPERLEAVARQVSACAQVNHNYEREHRLNLWFVVAAADEAQLERCLRDITRETGLEVLSLPLLEAYHLDLGFDLHGKRRRRQPPPGHAAPARTRLRDPADLALVAAVQQGLPLVPRPFAAVGAQAGLAEAEVIERLRAWHAGGVISRIGVVVRHHELGFRANAMVVWDIPDARVSETGWCMAGFDFVTLCYQRPRRLPRWRYNLFCMIHGRDREEVLEQVAELERGCGLEAAPHEVLFSVRRFKQCGARYQGFGNGARPQARSA, encoded by the coding sequence ATGGGACATGCCGGCAGCAGAACACCGGAACCGCGGGAGACGCCCGCGGCCTGGGCCGGGCTGAGCGAGCTGGAGCGCCGCCTGCTCAACGATTTCCAGCGCGACTTCCCCCTGGTGCCCGAGCCCTGGGCGGAGCTGGCCCGGACCCTGGGAACGGAGGCCGCCGTGGTCACCGAGGCGCTGTGGCAGCTGCGCGGCCAGGGCATGGTGAGCCGCGTCGGCCCGGTGTTCCGGCCCCACAGCGTCGGCACCAGCACGCTGGCCGCCATGGCGGTGCCGCCCGAGCGGCTGGAGGCGGTGGCCAGGCAGGTCAGCGCCTGTGCGCAGGTGAATCACAACTACGAGCGCGAGCACCGGCTCAACCTCTGGTTCGTCGTGGCCGCGGCCGATGAGGCGCAGCTCGAACGCTGTCTCCGGGACATCACCCGGGAGACGGGCCTGGAGGTGCTCTCGCTGCCCCTGCTGGAGGCCTATCACCTGGACCTGGGCTTCGACCTCCACGGCAAGCGTCGCCGCCGGCAGCCGCCGCCCGGGCACGCCGCACCGGCGCGGACCCGCCTGCGGGATCCGGCCGATCTCGCCCTGGTGGCGGCCGTGCAGCAGGGGCTGCCCCTGGTGCCGCGCCCCTTCGCGGCCGTGGGCGCCCAGGCCGGGCTGGCGGAGGCGGAGGTCATCGAACGGCTGCGGGCCTGGCATGCGGGCGGTGTCATCAGCCGCATCGGCGTGGTGGTCCGTCACCACGAGCTGGGTTTCCGCGCCAACGCCATGGTGGTGTGGGACATACCGGACGCACGGGTGAGCGAGACCGGCTGGTGCATGGCGGGCTTCGACTTCGTCACCCTCTGCTACCAGCGGCCGCGGCGGCTGCCCCGGTGGCGCTACAACCTCTTCTGCATGATCCACGGCCGTGACCGCGAGGAGGTCCTGGAACAGGTGGCGGAGCTGGAGCGGGGCTGCGGGCTCGAAGCCGCACCCCACGAGGTGCTGTTCAGCGTCCGCCGCTTCAAGCAGTGCGGCGCGCGCTACCAGGGCTTCGGCAACGGCGCGCGGCCGCAGGCGCGCAGCGCATGA
- a CDS encoding Lrp/AsnC family transcriptional regulator, producing the protein MKLDALDRAIINGLQGGFPVCERPYAAAAARLGTTEAELIERLERLLEAGLLSRFGPMYHAERMGGGLTLAALHAGPEAYERVAEQVNAHPEVAHNYAREHHLDMWFVLATETPERIAEVIAAIEAETGCRVFNLPKLEEFFVGLRFEV; encoded by the coding sequence ATGAAGCTGGACGCCCTCGACCGGGCCATCATCAACGGTCTGCAGGGCGGATTCCCCGTCTGCGAGCGGCCCTACGCCGCGGCCGCCGCGCGGCTCGGCACCACCGAGGCGGAGCTGATCGAACGGCTGGAGCGGCTGCTCGAAGCGGGACTGCTGAGCCGTTTCGGCCCCATGTACCACGCTGAGCGCATGGGCGGCGGGCTGACCCTGGCCGCCCTGCATGCCGGGCCGGAGGCCTACGAGCGGGTGGCCGAACAGGTCAACGCCCACCCCGAGGTGGCCCACAACTATGCCCGCGAGCACCACCTCGACATGTGGTTCGTGCTGGCCACCGAGACTCCGGAGCGCATCGCCGAGGTGATCGCGGCGATCGAGGCGGAAACCGGCTGCCGGGTGTTCAACCTGCCCAAGCTGGAGGAGTTCTTCGTCGGGCTCCGGTTCGAGGTCTGA
- a CDS encoding AsnC family transcriptional regulator, which translates to MAQPAGIGQMALSEAQDDRAIDALDRAIVAATQAGLPLVPEPYRQVAEALGVEAEEVMARLRRMLESGVIRRIGVVPNHYALGYRANAMVVWDLPDARIAELGRRIGALEFVSHCYHRPRHPPEWPYNLFTMVHGRSREETEAKVGMIAAMLGEADRGHQLLYSSRILKKTSLRLGG; encoded by the coding sequence ATGGCCCAACCCGCGGGTATCGGCCAAATGGCGTTGAGCGAAGCGCAGGATGATCGCGCCATAGACGCGCTGGACCGGGCCATCGTCGCCGCCACCCAGGCGGGGCTGCCGCTGGTGCCGGAGCCCTACCGCCAGGTGGCCGAGGCGCTCGGGGTGGAGGCGGAAGAGGTGATGGCACGCCTGCGGCGCATGCTGGAGAGCGGTGTCATCCGCCGCATCGGCGTGGTGCCGAACCACTACGCCCTGGGCTACCGCGCCAACGCCATGGTGGTCTGGGATCTCCCGGACGCGCGCATCGCCGAGCTGGGGCGGCGCATCGGGGCGCTGGAGTTCGTCAGCCACTGCTACCACCGCCCGCGCCATCCGCCCGAGTGGCCCTACAACCTCTTCACCATGGTGCACGGGCGCAGCCGGGAGGAGACCGAAGCCAAGGTGGGCATGATCGCCGCGATGCTGGGCGAGGCCGACCGCGGCCACCAGCTGCTCTACAGCAGCCGCATCCTGAAGAAGACCAGCCTGCGGCTGGGCGGCTGA